The proteins below come from a single Sander vitreus isolate 19-12246 chromosome 15, sanVit1, whole genome shotgun sequence genomic window:
- the LOC144529970 gene encoding far upstream element-binding protein 2-like isoform X1 translates to MSEYNVVPPPGSGAPLGGQAGLGNGAGDIKKDAFADAVQRARQIAAKIGGDTGPPMNNNTASDGFPFTAQKRQLEDADEPESKKLAAQSDLDSANALSIGAQLAALAQQRPAYSTEEYSVPDSMVGLIIGRGGEQINKIQQESGCKVQIAPDSGGLPDRRVSLTGSPDSIQNAKGLLDEIVSRGRGTPPSSYHESTNGQNGTVHEIMIPAGKAGLVIGKGGETIKQLQERAGVKMILIQDASQGPNVDKPLRIIGEPYKVQQAQEMVQEILRERDHGGFSERNDFGPRMGGGMDIPVPRHSVGVVIGRNGEMIKKIQNDAGVRIQFKQDDGTGPDKIAHVSGPPDRCEHAAQIINDLLQSIRVREEGQGGPPGPPGMPAGNRGRGGGQGGWGSPGGEMTFSIPAHKCGLVIGRGGENVKSINQQTGAFVEISRQPPPNGDPNFKLFIIRGSPQQIDHAKQLIEEKIEGPLCPVGQGPGGPGPAGPMGPFNPNPYNPGPPGAPGPPHGGPPGPHQYTPQGWSNTFQQWQPQAPHDPSKAAANDPNAAWAAYYAQYYQQPSGAVPAQYPSNPAGGAQTSGDQTQPAQTPGGQPDYTKAWEDYYKKMAQAGGSVPATAAAAPGATGGAASTTGGQPDYSAAWAEYYRQQAAYYGPSGQAPGQPATPQQGQTQ, encoded by the exons ATGTCGGAGTATAATGTGGTGCCGCCACCCGGATCTGGGGCCCCTCTCGGCGGACAGGCGGGTCTTGGGAACGGAGCTGGAGACATCAAGAAAGATGCGTTTGCGGACGCGGTGCAGCGGGCCCGGCAG attgcAGCTAAGATCGGGGGTGATACTGGTCCTCCCATGAACAACAACACTGCATCAGATGGCTTTCCATTCACTGCACAGAAACGACAGCTGGAGGATGCAG ATGAACCGGAGAGCAAGAAGCTGGCTGCACAGAGTGACTTAGATTCAGCCAATGCATTGT CTATTGGTGCACAGTTAGCTGCTCTTGCACAACAAAG GCCCGCCTACAGCACAGAGGAGTACAGCGTACCAGACAGCATGGTGGGACTCA TTATTGGCCGTGGAGGGGAACAGATCAATAAGATTCAACAGGAGTCAGGTTGCAAGGTTCAGATAGCTCCAG acAGCGGAGGCCTTCCAGACAGGAGAGTCTCTCTCACAGGTTCCCCAGACTCCATACA GAATGCCAAGGGGCTGTTGGATGAGATAGTCTCACGAGGGAGGGGTACACCCCCTTCTTCTTATCACGAGTCCACCAACGGGCAGAATGGTACGGTGCATGAGATAATGATTCCAGCTGGCAAGGCTGGTCTTGTCATTGGCAAAGGAGGCGAGACTATCAAACAGCTACAG GAGCGTGCAGGGGTGAAGATGATCCTGATCCAGGATGCCTCTCAGGGACCCAACGTTGACAAGCCCCTGCGCATTATCGGAGAACCCTACAAAGTCCAG CAAGCCCAGGAGATGGTGCAGGAGATTCTGAGGGAGAGAGACCACGGTGGCTTTAGTGAAAGAAATGATTTTGGCCCCCGAATGGGAGGAGGCATGGAT ATCCCTGTACCAAGACACTCAGTCGGTGTGGTCATCGGGCGCAATGGAGAGATGATTAAGAAAATACAGAATGATGCTGGAGTTCGGATACAGTTCAAACAAG ATGATGGGACTGGTCCGGATAAGATTGCTCACGTCAGTGGTCCCCCTGACCGCTGCGAGCACGCTGCCCAGATCATCAACGACCTGCTGCAGAGCATCAGGGTCAGGGAGGAGGGACAGGGG GGTCCCCCAGGTCCTCCAGGCATGCCTGCAGGCAACAGGGGCCGAGGTGGGGGACAAGGCGGTTGGGGGTCCCCTGGAGGGGAAATGACCTTCTCTATTCCTGCCCACAAGTGTGGGCTAGTGATTGGTCGGGGAGGAGAGAACGTCAAGTCCATCAACCAGCAGACAGGGGCGTTTGTAGAAATCTCTCGACAGCCGCCCCCCAACGGAGACCCCAACTTCAAGCTTTTTATCATTCGGGGCTCACCGCAGCAGATCGACCACGCCAAGCAGCTCATTGAGGAGAAGATTGAG GGTCCTCTGTGTCCTGTGGGTCAGGGGCCAGGTGGACCAGGTCCTGCTGGTCCAATGGGTCCCTTCAACCCCAACCCATACAACCCCGGACCGCCTGGGGCACCCGGTCCACCACA TGGCGGTCCTCCAGGTCCTCACCAGTACACCCCTCAGGGCTGGAGCAACACCTTCCAGCAGTGGCAGCCTCAGGCACCCCATGACCCCA GCAAGGCAGCAGCCAATGACCCCAACGCAGCCTGGGCGGCCTACTACGCTCAGTACTACCAGCAGCCGTCGGGGGCTGTGCCAGCCCAGTACCCTTCTAACCCAGCTGGAGGTGCCCAAACTTCAGGGGACCAGACCCAGCCTGCACAGACGCCGGGGGGCCAGCCAGACTACACAAAGGCCTGGGAGGACTACTACAAGAAGATGG CC
- the LOC144529970 gene encoding far upstream element-binding protein 2-like isoform X3 → MSEYNVVPPPGSGAPLGGQAGLGNGAGDIKKDAFADAVQRARQIAAKIGGDTGPPMNNNTASDGFPFTAQKRQLEDADEPESKKLAAQSDLDSANALSIGAQLAALAQQRPAYSTEEYSVPDSMVGLIIGRGGEQINKIQQESGCKVQIAPDSGGLPDRRVSLTGSPDSIQNAKGLLDEIVSRGRGTPPSSYHESTNGQNGTVHEIMIPAGKAGLVIGKGGETIKQLQERAGVKMILIQDASQGPNVDKPLRIIGEPYKVQQAQEMVQEILRERDHGGFSERNDFGPRMGGGMDIPVPRHSVGVVIGRNGEMIKKIQNDAGVRIQFKQDDGTGPDKIAHVSGPPDRCEHAAQIINDLLQSIRVREEGQGGPPGPPGMPAGNRGRGGGQGGWGSPGGEMTFSIPAHKCGLVIGRGGENVKSINQQTGAFVEISRQPPPNGDPNFKLFIIRGSPQQIDHAKQLIEEKIEGPLCPVGQGPGGPGPAGPMGPFNPNPYNPGPPGAPGPPHGGPPGPHQYTPQGWSNTFQQWQPQAPHDPTRSPGQ, encoded by the exons ATGTCGGAGTATAATGTGGTGCCGCCACCCGGATCTGGGGCCCCTCTCGGCGGACAGGCGGGTCTTGGGAACGGAGCTGGAGACATCAAGAAAGATGCGTTTGCGGACGCGGTGCAGCGGGCCCGGCAG attgcAGCTAAGATCGGGGGTGATACTGGTCCTCCCATGAACAACAACACTGCATCAGATGGCTTTCCATTCACTGCACAGAAACGACAGCTGGAGGATGCAG ATGAACCGGAGAGCAAGAAGCTGGCTGCACAGAGTGACTTAGATTCAGCCAATGCATTGT CTATTGGTGCACAGTTAGCTGCTCTTGCACAACAAAG GCCCGCCTACAGCACAGAGGAGTACAGCGTACCAGACAGCATGGTGGGACTCA TTATTGGCCGTGGAGGGGAACAGATCAATAAGATTCAACAGGAGTCAGGTTGCAAGGTTCAGATAGCTCCAG acAGCGGAGGCCTTCCAGACAGGAGAGTCTCTCTCACAGGTTCCCCAGACTCCATACA GAATGCCAAGGGGCTGTTGGATGAGATAGTCTCACGAGGGAGGGGTACACCCCCTTCTTCTTATCACGAGTCCACCAACGGGCAGAATGGTACGGTGCATGAGATAATGATTCCAGCTGGCAAGGCTGGTCTTGTCATTGGCAAAGGAGGCGAGACTATCAAACAGCTACAG GAGCGTGCAGGGGTGAAGATGATCCTGATCCAGGATGCCTCTCAGGGACCCAACGTTGACAAGCCCCTGCGCATTATCGGAGAACCCTACAAAGTCCAG CAAGCCCAGGAGATGGTGCAGGAGATTCTGAGGGAGAGAGACCACGGTGGCTTTAGTGAAAGAAATGATTTTGGCCCCCGAATGGGAGGAGGCATGGAT ATCCCTGTACCAAGACACTCAGTCGGTGTGGTCATCGGGCGCAATGGAGAGATGATTAAGAAAATACAGAATGATGCTGGAGTTCGGATACAGTTCAAACAAG ATGATGGGACTGGTCCGGATAAGATTGCTCACGTCAGTGGTCCCCCTGACCGCTGCGAGCACGCTGCCCAGATCATCAACGACCTGCTGCAGAGCATCAGGGTCAGGGAGGAGGGACAGGGG GGTCCCCCAGGTCCTCCAGGCATGCCTGCAGGCAACAGGGGCCGAGGTGGGGGACAAGGCGGTTGGGGGTCCCCTGGAGGGGAAATGACCTTCTCTATTCCTGCCCACAAGTGTGGGCTAGTGATTGGTCGGGGAGGAGAGAACGTCAAGTCCATCAACCAGCAGACAGGGGCGTTTGTAGAAATCTCTCGACAGCCGCCCCCCAACGGAGACCCCAACTTCAAGCTTTTTATCATTCGGGGCTCACCGCAGCAGATCGACCACGCCAAGCAGCTCATTGAGGAGAAGATTGAG GGTCCTCTGTGTCCTGTGGGTCAGGGGCCAGGTGGACCAGGTCCTGCTGGTCCAATGGGTCCCTTCAACCCCAACCCATACAACCCCGGACCGCCTGGGGCACCCGGTCCACCACA TGGCGGTCCTCCAGGTCCTCACCAGTACACCCCTCAGGGCTGGAGCAACACCTTCCAGCAGTGGCAGCCTCAGGCACCCCATGACCCCA CCCGGTCTCCAGGCCAGTAG